The genomic interval TAAATGACCAAGCACAGTGACGCGCGATTCGTATCCGTGCTTTTCGATGTAATCGCCCACGCGCAGACCAATCCCGCCGAGGCGCGGAACGTAAATTTCATCGCCGCCGCGCGAAAAGACCTGTTCCCCGCCTTGCGGTTTCGCTCCCTCTGAAACAACGATGATGCTGAACAAGTATCCATCCTGCACGCGCTGACGCACCTGGGCGAGAATGGATTCAAATGTGAAGGGAATCTCTGGAATCAGAATCACGTCCGCGCCGCCCGCCACGCCCGCGTGTAAAGCGATGAAACCCGCGTCGCGCCCCATCAGTTCAAGCACCATCACGCGGTGATGCGCTTCGGCGGTGGTGTGCAGTTTATCAATGGCTTCGGTGGCGGTGTTCACCGCCGTGTCGAAACCAAAGGTCAACTCTGTGCCGCTGATGTCGTTGTCTATGGTTTTGGGAACACCGATAACCGGCGCGCCTTTCTTGCAGAGTTCATGCGCGATGTGCAAAGTCCCATCGCCGCCGAGGACAAGCAGGGCGTCCATTTCGAGGCGTTTGATTCCCTTGATAATCTCGTCTGAAACGTCGATCATCACCTCTTTGCCATCGCGGATCACCTTGCGCGCGTACGGGTTGCCGCGATTCGCCGCGCCGAGGATCGTGCCGCCGCGCGGGAGCAGTCCGCGCACCGAATCGATACTGAGCGGGA from Candidatus Defluviilinea gracilis carries:
- a CDS encoding ATP-dependent 6-phosphofructokinase, with the translated sequence MKRIGILTGGGDAPGLNAVIRAAVKTAIYEYDSEVLGIRNGYDGFIEADGIVPLSIDSVRGLLPRGGTILGAANRGNPYARKVIRDGKEVMIDVSDEIIKGIKRLEMDALLVLGGDGTLHIAHELCKKGAPVIGVPKTIDNDISGTELTFGFDTAVNTATEAIDKLHTTAEAHHRVMVLELMGRDAGFIALHAGVAGGADVILIPEIPFTFESILAQVRQRVQDGYLFSIIVVSEGAKPQGGEQVFSRGGDEIYVPRLGGIGLRVGDYIEKHGYESRVTVLGHLQRGGSPTPFDRWLATRFGAAAVRLAAQGKFDRMVALRAGKIIDVSLEEVNATAKRVDVNDDAILTARGMGVSFGDE